The following is a genomic window from Ancylothrix sp. D3o.
CCTAGCCGAATCATCAGCAGAGGGTGCGCGTCAGGTCTTAAACCTAGCCGAAGAGGGAAGCAAGAGAGTCAGACAAACCGTCGAAGAGATGTCTATTTTAAAAGAGAAAGTCGCCCTCATCACCGACCAGATGATCCGCTTGAACGATCAAACAGGCAGAATCGGCAGCATCACCAACATCGTCACAGATTTAGCCGCTCAGACCAATATGTTAGCCCTTAACGCAGCAGTAGAAGCAGCCCGTGCGGGTTCCAATGGTAAAGGCTTTGGCATCATTGCCTCAGAGATCCGCCAACTGGCTAACGAAAGCAAAAAATCAGCCCACACTATAACCAGCCTAGTTACTGCTATCCAGTCAGCCATGAATTCGACTGTAATGGCGACAGAAGAGGGAAGAAAAACTACAGAGTCAAGTATCAAACTTTCTCAGGAAACAGCCGAAGCTTTTAGCAGTGTAACTCAGGCAATTGACGAGATCGTTTTGGCGGCTTCTACGAGTGTAACTAAAGCTATTAACGAAGTGATTTTGAGCAATCAAGAAAACTCCCTCAAAACCACCAATGAGATCGTTATCAACTCTCAACAAATCTCCCTCACAGCTAAACAACAAGCCGTAGCCATCCAGCAGGTTATCGAGGTAATGGCCAATCTCAATCAAGGTGCCGCAGAGACAGCCAGTGGCATTTCTCAAACAAAAATTGGCATTCAAAACCTCAATGAAGCCGCCCAAAATCTCAACTCTGTAGTTTAGGGATTTGAAATTTTAGATTGGGTAATTAAAAAATAGTGAGTGATGGAGAAATTATTACCCTAACCCGGTGGCCATTGCAGTTGCCGGCCCCCCAAAATATGCAAATGTAAATGATACACAGTTTGGCCTCCATCCTCCCCATTATTAATCACCAAACGATAACCATTTGTTAAACCGGCCTGTTCAGCCACCCGTTTCGCCGTCAACAACAAATGACCCATCAATTTGTGATCCTCCGCCACCGCATCCGCCAACTTAGGAATCGGTTTTTTGGGAATCACCAACAAATGCACCGGCGCTTGAGGGTGAACATCCTTAAACGCCAAACACAAATCATCCTCATAAACAATATCCGCAGGAATTTCTCGGCGGATAATTTTGCTAAAAATTGTATCGGTAGGTTGACTCATTGCAGATTATTCTTTAACACTTGCTATAAGCATCCTAAAACAACAATTGAACCTCCAAGCATAAAAGTTGAAAAACTTTATGGAGAAATGTTACAATAGCGAAATTTATCTGAAAAAATTGGCCATACGCCAAAAAACTTGATAAGTTGTGGGACAGCGATGTTGTACATCGTTAAAATGAGTGCTTAAAGTTCCCCAACTAACAACCAAGGACAGTAGGGGGGCTTTTTTATTGGCTCACCACCAATTCAATTAGTGGAGAGAAAAACAACGTGCTTGCAAGAGTTTGGAGTGCATCATTAGTTGGAATAGACGCCGTAAAAGTCGGAGTAGAAGTTGATGTATCCGGCGGCTTACCCGGCATCGTCGTAGTCGGACTGCCAGACACCGCCGTGCAAGAATCAAAAGAGCGCGTCAAAGCAGCCATCAAAAATGCCGGTTTTGCTTTCCCGATGCGAAAAATCGTCATTAACCTTACCCCCGCAGACTTACGCAAAGAAGGGCCAAGTTTCGATTTAGCCATCAGTATTGGCATCCTCGCCGCCTCTGAACAACTTTCGCCCGAACTACTGGGAGATTTCCTATTTTTAGGTGAAGTTTCCCTAGATAGCAGCTTGCGTCCGGTTGCCGGTGTCTTACCCGTCGCCGCCGCCGCCCAAAAACTCGGCATCACCGGCCTGATTGTTCCCGTCGATAATGCACAAGAAGCTGCACTTGTCAAGGGTCTAAGTGTTTATGGATGCAAAAATTTAGCAGAAGTCGCCGACTTACTCAACAACCCCGAAAGATATCAGCCTACTAAATTAACAAACTTCGCAGAATTAAGCACAAATCAAAACCCCGGCCTCGATCTCAAAGACGTAAAAGGCCAAATACACGCCCGCCGAGCCCTCGAAATTGCTGCCGCCGGTGGACATAACTTAATCTTTGTCGGCCCCCCAGGAAGCGGCAAAACCATGTTAGCCCGTCGTTTACCCAGCATTTTACCCCCTTTAACCTTTGAAGAAGCCCTCGAAGTAACGCAAATTCACTCAGTAGCCGGTTTATTAAAAAATCGAGGTTCCCTTGTCAGCGAAAGACCCTTTCGCAGTCCCCATCATTCGGCGTCTGGCCCTTCCCTGGTTGGCGGTGGCAGTTTTCCTAAACCTGGCGAAATTTCTTTAGGCCATAGGGGTGTCCTTTTCGCCGACGAATTAACAGAATTTAAACGCGACGTTTTAGAGTTTTTAAGACAACCTTTAGAAGATGGATTTGTGACAATTTCTCGCACCAGACAATCTGTAACTTTTCCCGCCAAATTTACCTTAGTTGCCAGTACAAATCCTTGTGCTTGTGGTTATTATGGAGACCCAATTCAACCTTGCACTTGTTCACCGGCCAAACGTGAACAATACTGGGCAAAACTATCTGGGCCTTTAATGGATCGCATCGATTTACAAGTAGCCGTTAACCGGCTCAAACCCGAAGAAATTACCAGACAAACCACCGGCGAAGAATCCCAGCCCGTCAGGGAAAGAGTACAAAAAGCCCGTCAACTTGCCACCGAAAGATTTTCACAAGAAGCCGGTTTACGATGCAATGCAGAAATGCGTTCAGAACATTTGCGCCAGTGGTGTCAACTTAATGATATTTGTCAAACTTTATTAGAAAACGCCATCCGCAAACTAGGACTATCAGCACGGGCCACAGATAGAATTTTAAAAGTATCAAGAACCATTGCCGATTTAGCAGCAGAAAAAGACATTTCACCGGCTCACGTTGCCGAAGCAATACAATATCGAACCATTGACCGAATGCAATAAAAAACCTTTCAATTCCCAAACCCCATTTCTAAACCAAACCGGCCTATTTATTTGGTTGGCAAAATTCAATATTCACCTTTGAGCGTTTTTTTACGCCGTTGTTGTGGTGCCGAAACTTCCTCAACGCTTTCGCGCTCGCCATTTAAACGAAACCCCATTTGTTGCAAATAATCCCATCCCCGCTGCATTGCCACCGGCCGGTTAATTTGGGCAGAGATCCACTCCGCAACCTTGCGACTGTTCCACAAACCCCCATCCGGGGCCGGCCCATGTAAAGCTTGCCATAGTTGAGCTTGTTGCGCTTCCGACAGCAACGGCTCACCGCCAGGGTTATCGTGGCGGCGGTCTCCCAAACCCTCAATACCCGTTTGATTGTAGCGGCGGACAATTTTACGAATCCAATCTAAACTATAGCCGGTCACTTGGGCGACCTCCTGGGTAGTTTTCCCCGAAGCCAGTAACCAAACAATTTGATAGTGAGTGCGCTCAACCGGATCTTTTGCTTGACGATAGCGGCTTTCCAGTTCAGATCCACTCAAGTGAGGTAGAACAGTAACTCGTTTAGGCATAGTTGGCACTCGTACCTGCTGACTATAAGTTTATAGCTGGCAAAAGTATAGTCATTTATAGACATGAGAGGCTTCGAGTCCCTCCCCTTTCGCTTTTACTTTGAGCGGATTAACCCGCCTTGGCTGAACTACGCAGCTCTCTATCCCATGGCTGAACGCATTTGGGATTGCCTTTCTAAGAATATTGTAAGAAGCATTCACATCAGAATTAATTAACTGACCAGTTGATGTTTTGTACAAACCTCGTTTAATCCGTTTCCCAGTAAATACAGACTCTTTTTCTATGTTCCCGTAAACAGGAATTGGGTCTAAACCCAGAAAGCTACTTCTGGACGTGTAAGATTCTTCCTGCACAATTACTGTGATTCCCACCAACCGAGCTTTGTACTCTAACATTTCAATTAATCGAGAGTGAGGAATGCTGACAAAGTTTTGATTGATTTTTTTTCCTAAATTAATCTCAGTTTTCCACTGGACATTTTTGCCAATTACTAGCGTCCCCATTTGTTGCGTGACCAAAATATCAACAATCATGCGACTGGTATGATGCAAATAATTATCTACTTTTTGATGGCGACAGCGGGTTAAGCGTTGAATGCGTGACGAGGTTTTGCGACCCCCTTTTAATTGGGATTGTAATTGTGCCTTGCGCTTGTTGTAGAACTGGTTGAGAGATTTTAATGGTCGCCCGTTAATCAACAAAGGGATAAATCCCGGTTGATTTGAAGTTAACGCCACTAAATTATCGAGCCCCAAATCAATACTAGCTACAAAGTTGTTATCTTTAGTGGTGGACTCCCGTTCACTTCGACTACGCTCAGTACAAGCATCATAAATCACCTCTATTACATAGGAATCGCATTTTGGAACCAGTCTAACTTGACAAATCTGGTTGGGATTGACTTGGGTTTTAATTGAAAGTTCAGTGCCGGAAAGTTTAATGACTCCTTTCTTCAACTGTTTGCTGCTAATTGCTTGAATTGTGTAGACGAGAAGGTTTCGTCCTTTGGTTTTGTCTTTGTACTTTGGCAATTTTGGGCGACCAGTGAATTTTGAAGAGTCAGCCTTGTAAGTTTTAGCTGCTTCAAAAAACGATTTCCAATTCTTGTCTAGTACCATCAAGATTTGCTGACTTACTTTAGCAGGTAAAGCCTTGTAGGCTTGATGAGACTTCATCAATCGATTCATTTCGTTGTAATTGAGATAACCCCATCCATAAACAAAATTCTGACGAATGACGTAATTGGCGGCATTGTAGAGGTTTTTGGATAAAAAGGCTAGGTCGTCAATTTGAGTGAAACGGTGATCCGTTGATTTAATGATGTGCCTTTCTGTTAGCTGCATTCAGTGCCTCCATCTCTCAATTCAGCAATTATTTTTTCCGTCTTTCTGCTAGCACGACGTTGCCCCTAAAGTCGTGCAGCAAAACTTGTAACTATCGCTACCAAGTCTTGCCTTAACTCATCTTTGCCGTTCTCAGCAAGATTAACTATTTCTAGTTTTACTCCTAATCGAAGAAGCAATACGCTTAAATAATTCGTACCAAATCGAGCCAATCGGTCTTTATGTTCCACGCTTCAGAATGTCGTAGTCATCTTGTTGTAGCAGTGCTTCTAAATGCTTTCTGTGGTCATTCAATCCGCTGCCGATTTCTTTTACGTTTCTAACGATTTGATAGCCATTAGCAATGGCGTATTCAGTCAACCGCTCTGATTGGCGGTTAAGGTTTTCTTTGTTTTCGGAGGAACAAACTCTACTTTAGATAGCGACCCGATTCTTCTTGACTTCGGTGGATGACGCTTGTGGCACGTAGTCAACGATGATTAGACCGCTTTCTGTTTGTCGTGCCGGATGTGGTAGTTTATTCGCTTTCCACCACCGCCACGCAGTTGTGTAACTTATGCCTATTGCTTTGGCGTAGTCAGGTAGTTTCATTTTGACCTCCTGACTAGATATTACTATCTTTGCTTACTAATGCTTATTAGCTTAATGAAGTTTTACCATACTTCAGCGGCTAAACGCGCCCCACCACACCGGCTATCGCCTTAACCAACTCCACCGGCTCAACAGGTTTAGCAATGTGCTTTTGGAAACCGGCAGCTTTGGCGCGCAATTGATCTTCTAATCGAGCGTAGGCGGTTAAAGCAATGGCAGGAACACTAGAGGAAAATTGGGAGCGAATTTGACGAATTAATTGATAGCCATCCATTGCCGGCATTTCAATATCGCTCACCAAAATATCAGGGACTTGTTTTGTTAACTCTTGTAGAGCCGCAGACGCAGAGGCTACCAGTATGACAGAAGCGCCGGCATCCGCCAAAATCATCTCCAGAAGTTCGCCGGTATCTGGTTCATCATCTACCACCAGCACCCGCAAACCATAGAGAGGCTGCTCAAAGCTTTGCCCATTTATTGATTGTTGGCCGGTTTGCGGTAAGGCAGAAAGAGAAGTTTCTGCGGGAGATAGTGTTTCTTTTGATTCTACCGGCACGAGTGGTAATTTTACAGTGAAAGTTGCCCCTTGCTCTAGGCCAAGGCTACTCGCAGAAACCGAACCACCGTGCAATTCTACTAAATGACGAACAATGGCTAAACCTAAACCTAAACCGCCGTGAGAACGGGTGGAGGAGCTATCGGCTTGGCGGAACCGCTCAAACACAAACGGCAAAAAGTTTGGATTGATGCCGATGCCGGTATCGCTGACTGTAATTTCCACCACGTCCGCACTTTGCTGCATTTTCACCGAAATACTGCCACCTTTGGGCGTAAATTTAATTGCATTGGATAGCAAATTCCAGATCACTTGTTGCAGCCGGTTTTGGTCGCCATAACACGAGGAAACAGCCGGATCTATGAGGGTTTGAATCTCGATAGACTTGGCGGCAGCGGCGGGGCGCACGGCATCCAGGGCATTTTCGAGGACGGTGTTTAAGTTAACAGGGATGATATTGAGACGCAACTTGCCGGTGATGATGCGGGAAACGTCCAGCAAATCTTCTATCAGTTGAGCTTGGGATTTAGCGTTGCGCTCAATAGCATCTAAAGCTTTTTCAAGGGTGGTTTGGTTAAAGGAGCGAGTTTGCAAAAGTGTTGCCCAGCCCAAAATTGAAGTCAGGGGGGTGCGGAGTTCGTGAGAAAGGGTAGCTAAAAATTCGTCTTTGATGCGGTTGAGAGTTTCTGCCTCTGCTCTGGCGCGGTGGGCATTTTGATACAATTTGGCGTTTTCGATAGCTAGGGCGGCTCGGTAGGCCAAATCTTCGGCAAAACCCAGGTCGATTGGGTCGTAACACCGGCCCCCCTCGGCACTGACAAAGGCAAGAACTCCTAAAATCCGCGAAGGAACTTTAATCGGCACGATCATCACCGAGGAGTATCCTACTTGCCTTAAAATTTCGAGGTGTTCTGGATCTTTAGCGGAACTGACGAGTATTTCATCGCTAATTTCGGGATAAATTTCGGAGATGCCGGTTCGCAATACTTGCGCTGTGCCTATTGGCTCGTTTGGGTCGAAAGGATAGCGGATGGATAGCGCGCGGGCCCACTTTACTTTGTCTGGATCAACATGAGCTACTACTAACTGCTCGATGCTGTTGTCTTCGGCGACTAAATGAATCGTACACCAGTCTGCCAGTTGAGGTACGGCTAACTGGGCAACTTGTTCTAGGGTGGTGGAATAGTCGAGGGAAGATGCTAAAACGGCGCTGGCGCGGGCCAGAAATCGCTCTTGTTCTTCGGCACGCACTCGCTCGGTGATGTCAAATTGAATGCTTAAATATTGAATGGGCTTTCCTTGGGCATCCAAAAAAGGAACTATGGTGGTATCTACCCAATAATTTCTGCCATTTTTTGCTTGATTTTGAATGGCTCCTTGCCAGACTTTTCCTTTTGACAGACTTTGTTGCCAAATTTGTGCAAATATTTCTTGAGAATTGCTGTCTGGATTAAGGGAAATATAGGTTTTTCCTAGCAGTTCTTCTTGGGAAAATTTGGAAATTTCACAAAATTTATCATTGACATAGATCAGTTGGCCGGTGGGATTTGTAACTGATACTATCCCTACTTTATCTAAAGCAAATTTTATGTCTGACAGTTCTTTGAGTAAGTTTTGTAAGGCTTTTTCATTACGTTTTCTTTCTGTGATGTCTAATATGGCGGCTACGCAGCCTCGACTTTTATTTTCTTCGTCAAATAAAGGAGCGGCTGATATGAGGACGTTTTTGATTTTTCCATCTGCAAATACTATCTCGCATTCTGCATCTAAAACTTCAACGCCATTAGCTGCACAATATTGCAGGGGCATTTCTTCTGGCAACATTTCTTTGCCGTTTTTACAGGCTTTTATATGAGTGGGTTTTTCTGATTCTATTGCTGTGAGTGAGGCGTTGCCTTTGACCTCAATTTCTAGCCATTTGGCAAAGTAGGGGTTTGCTTGAATGCGCCGGCACTCCGGATCTAATGCTATGCCAATGCCAATGGGCATGACTTCGAGTAAGGTTTCAAATTCGGCTACGGTTCGCTGTAGTTGGGTGTTGAGGTTAATAATTTTTTCTTGGGTAGCTCTGCGTTCGCTGATATCGTTGATAAAGGCTACAAATCCTTGGACTTCTCCTTGTTCGCCAAAATGGGGTACATAGGTGGCTTCGATGTATTGTGGTAAGCCTTCTTTGTCGGGTAGTGTTTCTTCGTAGGTGATTTTTTCTCCGCTAAGGGCGCGTTTGATATAAGGTTCTATTTGCTGATAAATTTCGTTTCCTACAACTTCTTCTAGGGGTTTACTGACAATTTCATGGCGGTTTCTTTTGAACCAGGTTTCGTAGGTATGATTGATAAAAACATAGCGTTCTTCTTTGTCAATATAAGATATGAGGTAAGGCAAGCTATCAGTTACTAACCTAATCATTTCTTCGCGGGATTTTAAGCTAACTTCTGCTTGTTTTCGTTCTGTTATATCCACGCAAGAACCAATATAGCCCACAAACCTGCCATCGGCGGTAAATCGGGGGATGCCGGTGTCTAATAACCACCTATATTCTCCATCATGGCGCTTAAGCCTATATTCCATTTGAAAGCTGTCGCGCCGGTAAAATGAAGTGCTATAAATCTCTAAACAATGTTTAAAATCTTCTGGATGTACGCCTTCTGTCCAGCCGTTTCCGCTTTCTTGTTCCATTGTTCTGCCGGTGAAGTCTAGCCAGGACTTATTAAAGTAATTACACAGTTGATCTTGGCCAGACATCCATATTAAAACCGGCGCGGTATCTGCCATGATCCGAAATCTTTTTTCGCTTTCTTCTAAGGATTGTTGTAATTGTTTGGCAAGGGTAATGTCTCGTTGAGTTCCCCAAGCTCTGACAAGATATCCATTTTCTATGATGCCGATTAAGCTATTTAAAAAATATTTTGAGTTGCCTTCTTTATCAATTTCGTGGGACTCGGCATTGCTGATTCGGTAGCCTGAACTGATAAAATTTTGTAGGTATTCGGTATTTTTTGGATCAGAAGTAATCAGGAAATCTTTAAGCTTGACTCCAATCAGTTCACTGGCTTTTGTAAAGCCATACATTTGGGCCATTACGTCGTTACATTCGGAGAGATAGGCAGATTCATAAAAGCGTTGAATTTGTTCATCTTCGGGCGTGTCTATTGATAGAGAACCAGGCATATCAAAGCAC
Proteins encoded in this region:
- a CDS encoding PAS domain S-box protein, translated to MPTPNRDHQTFKSIELAPRLFKPYAKAILSVIIATIVAKLTMPVIEHNLSLPFMGAVAYISWQSQLKPAIFTSLLSTLAINYFFMPPQYSLTITADSIIDWVLFTSIAFLTHQASQRGIKTEQTSSPSSIPEPSKLNQIQQNWEETEKRYRTFVEQSSEGIWCFDMPGSLSIDTPEDEQIQRFYESAYLSECNDVMAQMYGFTKASELIGVKLKDFLITSDPKNTEYLQNFISSGYRISNAESHEIDKEGNSKYFLNSLIGIIENGYLVRAWGTQRDITLAKQLQQSLEESEKRFRIMADTAPVLIWMSGQDQLCNYFNKSWLDFTGRTMEQESGNGWTEGVHPEDFKHCLEIYSTSFYRRDSFQMEYRLKRHDGEYRWLLDTGIPRFTADGRFVGYIGSCVDITERKQAEVSLKSREEMIRLVTDSLPYLISYIDKEERYVFINHTYETWFKRNRHEIVSKPLEEVVGNEIYQQIEPYIKRALSGEKITYEETLPDKEGLPQYIEATYVPHFGEQGEVQGFVAFINDISERRATQEKIINLNTQLQRTVAEFETLLEVMPIGIGIALDPECRRIQANPYFAKWLEIEVKGNASLTAIESEKPTHIKACKNGKEMLPEEMPLQYCAANGVEVLDAECEIVFADGKIKNVLISAAPLFDEENKSRGCVAAILDITERKRNEKALQNLLKELSDIKFALDKVGIVSVTNPTGQLIYVNDKFCEISKFSQEELLGKTYISLNPDSNSQEIFAQIWQQSLSKGKVWQGAIQNQAKNGRNYWVDTTIVPFLDAQGKPIQYLSIQFDITERVRAEEQERFLARASAVLASSLDYSTTLEQVAQLAVPQLADWCTIHLVAEDNSIEQLVVAHVDPDKVKWARALSIRYPFDPNEPIGTAQVLRTGISEIYPEISDEILVSSAKDPEHLEILRQVGYSSVMIVPIKVPSRILGVLAFVSAEGGRCYDPIDLGFAEDLAYRAALAIENAKLYQNAHRARAEAETLNRIKDEFLATLSHELRTPLTSILGWATLLQTRSFNQTTLEKALDAIERNAKSQAQLIEDLLDVSRIITGKLRLNIIPVNLNTVLENALDAVRPAAAAKSIEIQTLIDPAVSSCYGDQNRLQQVIWNLLSNAIKFTPKGGSISVKMQQSADVVEITVSDTGIGINPNFLPFVFERFRQADSSSTRSHGGLGLGLAIVRHLVELHGGSVSASSLGLEQGATFTVKLPLVPVESKETLSPAETSLSALPQTGQQSINGQSFEQPLYGLRVLVVDDEPDTGELLEMILADAGASVILVASASAALQELTKQVPDILVSDIEMPAMDGYQLIRQIRSQFSSSVPAIALTAYARLEDQLRAKAAGFQKHIAKPVEPVELVKAIAGVVGRV
- a CDS encoding helix-turn-helix domain-containing protein; the protein is MPKRVTVLPHLSGSELESRYRQAKDPVERTHYQIVWLLASGKTTQEVAQVTGYSLDWIRKIVRRYNQTGIEGLGDRRHDNPGGEPLLSEAQQAQLWQALHGPAPDGGLWNSRKVAEWISAQINRPVAMQRGWDYLQQMGFRLNGERESVEEVSAPQQRRKKTLKGEY
- a CDS encoding histidine triad nucleotide-binding protein produces the protein MSQPTDTIFSKIIRREIPADIVYEDDLCLAFKDVHPQAPVHLLVIPKKPIPKLADAVAEDHKLMGHLLLTAKRVAEQAGLTNGYRLVINNGEDGGQTVYHLHLHILGGRQLQWPPG
- a CDS encoding transposase, which translates into the protein MQLTERHIIKSTDHRFTQIDDLAFLSKNLYNAANYVIRQNFVYGWGYLNYNEMNRLMKSHQAYKALPAKVSQQILMVLDKNWKSFFEAAKTYKADSSKFTGRPKLPKYKDKTKGRNLLVYTIQAISSKQLKKGVIKLSGTELSIKTQVNPNQICQVRLVPKCDSYVIEVIYDACTERSRSERESTTKDNNFVASIDLGLDNLVALTSNQPGFIPLLINGRPLKSLNQFYNKRKAQLQSQLKGGRKTSSRIQRLTRCRHQKVDNYLHHTSRMIVDILVTQQMGTLVIGKNVQWKTEINLGKKINQNFVSIPHSRLIEMLEYKARLVGITVIVQEESYTSRSSFLGLDPIPVYGNIEKESVFTGKRIKRGLYKTSTGQLINSDVNASYNILRKAIPNAFSHGIESCVVQPRRVNPLKVKAKGEGLEASHVYK
- a CDS encoding YifB family Mg chelatase-like AAA ATPase codes for the protein MLARVWSASLVGIDAVKVGVEVDVSGGLPGIVVVGLPDTAVQESKERVKAAIKNAGFAFPMRKIVINLTPADLRKEGPSFDLAISIGILAASEQLSPELLGDFLFLGEVSLDSSLRPVAGVLPVAAAAQKLGITGLIVPVDNAQEAALVKGLSVYGCKNLAEVADLLNNPERYQPTKLTNFAELSTNQNPGLDLKDVKGQIHARRALEIAAAGGHNLIFVGPPGSGKTMLARRLPSILPPLTFEEALEVTQIHSVAGLLKNRGSLVSERPFRSPHHSASGPSLVGGGSFPKPGEISLGHRGVLFADELTEFKRDVLEFLRQPLEDGFVTISRTRQSVTFPAKFTLVASTNPCACGYYGDPIQPCTCSPAKREQYWAKLSGPLMDRIDLQVAVNRLKPEEITRQTTGEESQPVRERVQKARQLATERFSQEAGLRCNAEMRSEHLRQWCQLNDICQTLLENAIRKLGLSARATDRILKVSRTIADLAAEKDISPAHVAEAIQYRTIDRMQ